The proteins below are encoded in one region of Triticum aestivum cultivar Chinese Spring chromosome 1B, IWGSC CS RefSeq v2.1, whole genome shotgun sequence:
- the LOC123089625 gene encoding S-type anion channel SLAH2-like, whose protein sequence is MEANTSSKTGEVPSLLANVEVSHLDGFDTTTPMQSPKPVLYPDTGRPARMRPPERVAPRSEAVIPAFDSPFNPPGQRSGYPVSISLPSSPTGFGEPLVAPGGDLHERKQAMSNAAQEPAQHVRFVQPHRVMFRSQPNPGGVPTHAVRRMGSRGGRTMNRDKRFDSFKTFSGKLERQITHLAGGGVPVSTPEEEEFAQGQGEAVSGDNVDRFFAALEGPELDKLKSSEELALPADKKWPFLLRFPISAFGMCLGVSSQAILYKTIATAAPTEFLHVNPKVNLVLWFISVGLMSIITAAYAFKIIFFFEAVRREYYHPIRVNFFFAPWIACLFLAMGVPPSVATQLPPWLWYALMFPVLCLELKIYGQWMSGGQRRLSKVANPSNHLSVVGNFVGALMGASMGLKEGPIFFFGVGMAHYAVLFVTLYQRLPTNATLPKDLHPVFFLFVAAPSVASMAWAKIVDEFGVGAKLAYFIAMFLYSSLAVRINFFRGFRFSLSWWAYTFPMTGAAIASIRYATVVDNAFTKALCVGLSLLATLTVTGLFATTMVHALVFHDLFPNDNAIAITDRKMKPIMELQESGKDDDSRSGSSSSKDVEAGAAAAVAPEA, encoded by the exons ATGGAAGCCAACACAAGCAGCAAGACCGGCGAGGTGCCGTCCCTCCTCGCCAACGTTGAGGTTTCCCATCTCGACGGCTTCGATACGACCACCCCGATGCAGAGCCCCAAACCGGTGCTTTACCCCGACACGGGCCGCCCCGCCCGG ATGCGGCCGCCGGAGCGCGTGGCCCCGCGCAGCGAGGCGGTGATCCCAGCTTTCGACTCGCCGTTCAACCCGCCGGGGCAGCGCTCGGGGTACCCCGTGTCTATCAGCCTGCCATCGTCGCCGACCGGCTTCGGCGAGCCCCTCGTGGCGCCCGGCGGCGACTTGCACGAGCGGAAGCAGGCCATGTCGAACGCGGCGCAGGAGCCGGCGCAGCACGTGAGGTTCGTGCAGCCGCACAGGGTGATGTTCCGGTCGCAGCCGAACCCCGGCGGGGTGCCCACCCACGCCGTGAGACGGATGGGTAGCCGGGGCGGCAGGACCATGAACCGGGACAAGCGCTTCGACTCGTTCAAGACGTTTTCCGGGAAGCTGGAGCGGCAGATCACCCATCTGGCCGGCGGCGGCGTGCCGGTTAGTACCCCCGAGGAGGAGGAGTTCGCCCAGGGACAGGGAGAAGCCGTGAGTGGCGACAACGTTGATCGCTTCTTCGCCGCACTGGAGGGACCCGAGCTGGACAAACTCAAG TCGTCGGAGGAGCTGGCGCTGCCGGCGGACAAGAAGTGGCCGTTCCTGCTCCGGTTCCCCATCTCGGCGTTCGGTATGTGCCTCGGGGTCAGCAGCCAGGCGATCCTGTACAAGACGATCGCGACGGCGGCGCCGACCGAGTTCCTGCACGTGAACCCCAAGGTGAACCTGGTGCTTTGGTTCATCTCCGTGGGGCTAATGTCCATCATCACGGCCGCGTACGCATTCAagatcatcttcttcttcgaggCCGTCCGTCGCGAGTACTACCACCCCATCCGTGTCAACTTCTTCTTCGCGCCGTGGATCGCCTGTCTGTTCCTGGCCATGGGCGTGCCCCCCTCCGTCGCCACCCAGCTGCCTCCCTGGCTTTGGTACGCGCTCATGTTCCCGGTGCTGTGCCTCGAGCTCAAGATCTACGGGCAGTGGATGTCCGGCGGGCAGAGGCGGCTGTCCAAGGTGGCCAACCCGTCCAACCACCTGTCCGTCGTGGGCAACTTCGTGGGCGCGCTGATGGGCGCGTCCATGGGGCTCAAGGAAGGTCCCATCTTCTTCTTCGGCGTCGGGATGGCGCACTACGCCGTGCTGTTCGTGACGCTGTATCAGAGGCTGCCCACCAACGCGACGCTGCCCAAGGACCTGCACCCGGTCTTCTTCCTCTTCGTGGCGGCGCCGAGCGTGGCGTCCATGGCGTGGGCCAAGATCGTGGACGAGTTCGGCGTGGGGGCCAAGCTCGCCTACTTCATCGCCATGTTCCTCTACTCGTCGCTCGCCGTCCGGATCAACTTCTTCAGAGGGTTCAGGTTCTCGCTGTCGTGGTGGGCCTACACGTTCCCGATGACCGGCGCGGCCATCGCGTCCATCCGGTACGCCACCGTGGTGGACAATGCCTTCACCAAGGCGCTGTGTGTGGGGCTGTCGCTGCTGGCCACGCTCACCGTGACGGGCCTCTTCGCCACCACCATGGTGCACGCCTTGGTGTTCCACGACCTTTTCCCCAACGACAACGCCATCGCCATCACGGACCGCAAGATGAAGCCTATCATGGAGCTGCAAGAGAGTGGCAAGGACGACGACAgccgctccggcagcagcagcagcaaggacgTAGAGGCCGGCGCCGCTGCCGCAGTAGCACCAGAAGCTTGA